Below is a window of Patescibacteria group bacterium DNA.
AACAAATCTCTATATTTCTAAAATTACTGTTGATGAAGGTTCAAAATTAAAAAGATGGAGGAGTAGGGCTCGTGGTCGGGCTTCGGAGATTCAGAAAAAAACTTCCCATGTAACCATTGTTCTAGAAGAAATTGAAAAAAAACCAAAAGAAGTTAAGAAACTAAAAAAAGTTAAAAAAGTAAAGAAAGAAATTCCTAAAATAAAAAAGCCCGCTTTACCAAAACCAAGACCAGAAAAAGAAATAAAAAAACCAAAAATTGAAAGGGGAATTAAAAAAATATTCAGGCGCAAAGCATTCTGAATAGCTAAAAACGTGACTCACAAGGTTCATCCAAAAATTTTTCGAATAAAAAAGATAACCGATTGGAACTCTCGGGGATTTTATCAAAAAAAGTTTTCAGAACACTTGAAAGAAGATTTTAAAATTAGAGAATTTTTAAGAAAAAAGTTGGGAAAAATTGGGGTTGATCGAATTGAAATCGAAAGATTTCCAACTAAAATAAATATTATCATTTCTACTGCAAGACCAGGTCTCATTATTGGCCGGCGAGGTGGAGGAATTGAGGAATTAAAAAATGAACTGGAGAAAAAACTTTCTAAAAAACTCCTTCCTAAAGGTAAAAAAACTCCTTCAAGGAAATTGAGGCTTGAAATCAGAGAAATTAAAGATCCTTGGTTGTCTGCTAGTCTTTCGGCCCAATGGATTGCTCAACAGATTGAAAAAAGAGTTTCTTATCGGAGAGTCTTAAAACGAGCTTTGGATAGAATTATGAGTCATAAAGAAGTTCAAGGAGCAAGGGTGGAAGTAGCCGGTAGATTAAATGGAGTAATGATTGCTAGAACCGAATGGTTAAAAAAAGGAAAATTGCCTCGCCAGACCCTCCGGGCTGATATTGATTACGGAGTAGCGCGAGCTTATTGTACTTATGGAGTAGTGGGAGTAAAAGTTTGGATATATAAAGGAGAAAAATTCTGAAATAACAACCCAAATCGGAGAGGGGTCGGTCAAGACGCGAGGCTTCTCCGCGAAGCCTGCGAAGCGGATTGAGTCGGAAAGCCCCGTCTGGGAAACCATTCGGTTCTCCCGTATAGGAAAATATTAAGAACCGAAGGGA
It encodes the following:
- the rpsC gene encoding 30S ribosomal protein S3; translated protein: MTHKVHPKIFRIKKITDWNSRGFYQKKFSEHLKEDFKIREFLRKKLGKIGVDRIEIERFPTKINIIISTARPGLIIGRRGGGIEELKNELEKKLSKKLLPKGKKTPSRKLRLEIREIKDPWLSASLSAQWIAQQIEKRVSYRRVLKRALDRIMSHKEVQGARVEVAGRLNGVMIARTEWLKKGKLPRQTLRADIDYGVARAYCTYGVVGVKVWIYKGEKF
- the rplV gene encoding 50S ribosomal protein L22 gives rise to the protein MPVTVKLRYLRIAPRKVRLVADLIRKKKVEEAQTVLNFVTKKAALPLLKLLKSAIANAKNNFGLEGTNLYISKITVDEGSKLKRWRSRARGRASEIQKKTSHVTIVLEEIEKKPKEVKKLKKVKKVKKEIPKIKKPALPKPRPEKEIKKPKIERGIKKIFRRKAF